A section of the Babylonia areolata isolate BAREFJ2019XMU chromosome 1, ASM4173473v1, whole genome shotgun sequence genome encodes:
- the LOC143282191 gene encoding neuronal acetylcholine receptor subunit alpha-7-like yields the protein MSATACIILLVLAAAMQSQTPSGRGPEERRPLNVTERTALESRQAMVLHVMLTLASVLQRSDVRQTMTTSSSLLVTWVDAALSWNASDYGGVDTVEVAVGDVWMPNLYILNSQGDSQNVMQQAQHVKVNLTSQLLFHQIAQAYTQKNEWNLQKLSDTTSYVHTNFTGRVAMPMHGAAGQLSRKTMFYTVFLVLPLVLTSYMNTLVLLIPLESDEKVSFIESTSVFSGFFSGSMPRGLDTVPATMQLMAWVVVESFLVLLCTLFVLVRHHGSRTDGAERNSLPWADSQAEKAARASAGDNNNVAGPEVASASPEAGLESARAARQPGGKGIVRDNSTVLLCSSVNADGNWQGLL from the exons ATGTCCGCCACAGCCTGCATCATCCTCTTGGTTCTGGCAGCGGCCATGCAGAGCCAGACACCCAGCGGCCGTGGTCCTGAGGAAAGGAGGCCACTGAATGTCACGGAAAGGACAGCGCTGGAGAGTCGTCAGGCCATGGTCC TTCACGTCATGCTGACGCTGGCTTCAGTGCTGCAGCGGTCTGACGTGCGGCAGACCATGACCACCTCCTCGTCCCTGCTGGTGACATGGGTGGACGCCGCCCTCTCCTGGAACGCCAGTGATTACGGCGGGGTGGACACGGTGGAGGTGGCTGTGGGCGACGTCTGGATGCCGAACCTGTACATCCTGAACTCACAGGGCGACTCCCAGAACGTGATGCAGCAGGCCCAGCACGTGAAG GTCAACCTGACCTCTCAGCTGCTGTTTCACCAGATAGCACAGGCCTACACACAGAAGAACGAGTGGAACCTGCAGAAGCTGAGCGACACCACGTCCTACGTCCACACGAACTTCACGGGCCGCGTGGCCATGCCCATGCATGGTGCAGCTGGTCAGCTGTCCCGGAAGACGATGTTTTATACCGTGTTTCTGGTGCTGCCCCTGGTGCTGACCTCCTACATGAACACCCTGGTGCTCCTCATCCCCCTGGAGAGCGACGAGAAGGTGTCCTTCATCGAGTCCACTTCCGTCTTCAGCGGCTTCTTCTCCGGCTCCATGCCGCGCGGTCTGGACACAGTGCCGGCCACCATGCAGCTGATggcctgggtggtggtggagagcttCCTCGTGCTCCTCTGCACGCTCTTCGTGCTCGTGCGGCACCACGGGTCACGGACTGACGGCGCTGAGAGGAACTCCCTCCCTTGGGCGGACAGCCAGGCTG AGAAGGCGGCACGAGCATCAGCGggtgacaacaacaacgtggCTGGACCAGAGGTTGCCAGCGCCAGCCCTGAAGCGGGGCTGGAATCGGCACGTGCCGCACGTCAGCCGGGTGGGAAGGGAATTGTGCGGGACAACAGCACAGTGCTCctgtgtagttcggtcaac gctgacggcaattGGCAGGGCTTACTGTGA
- the LOC143282264 gene encoding UDP-glucuronosyltransferase 1A7-like → MPLSLLLLMVTCRSWWAVEGRRVLVIPMPHTSHAKYQINIARELRKLGHEVWITMPDFMLAKGVLDTSDLGVVEYSPDSNVEEHTISMVREPYFREESVDLPQFFEEMKQFCYTLLKNETFFEEIKKLKAQFFIIDNVLLNELTVIPYRLGVPFAYVGSVYDPIRQRVPFSPVVTPIPLFPFSDRMNIAEKLQNALLYLQAYLIDHQFQSTHVVSTYAPEMPPLQLSMLVAQAEIWLVEMDHILDYPRPSMPNVKLIGGTATGPAKPLPPRFQSFMDRATQGVVIVTFGSYVLGLPKDLGDKVLQMLLQLPLKSIFRSNLTSPDPDKIITAPWIPQNDLLGHPNTKVFFSHCGKNGQYEALYHAVPIVAAPMFVDQDYNAKRAQVKGFSETVDLRTATAEELAKAVLKVATEKRYKRAISKASELFRIEFGVPKETAAFWLDHVMKYGGAHMRSAAQDMPYYQFIGLDILLIMMGTVFVVISVFFVCCYFSVKWLCLRKQKRKVE, encoded by the coding sequence ATGCCGCTGTCGCTGCTGTTGCTCATGGTAACCTGCAGGTCCTGGTGGGCAGTGGAAGGCAGACGGGTGCTGGTGATTCCTATGCCCCACACCAGCCACGCCAAATACCAAATCAACATTGCACGTGAACTCCGCAAGTTGGGGCACGAGGTCTGGATAACCATGCCAGACTTCATGCTGGCCAAAGGTGTGCTGGACACGTCTGATCTGGGTGTTGTTGAGTACTCGCCTGATAGCAATGTGGAAGAACATACCATTTCTATGGTTCGAGAACCGTACTTCAGAGAGGAGAGCGTAGATTTACCACAGTTTTTTGAAGAAATGAAACAGTTCTGTTACACACTTCTGAAGAATGAAACATTTTTTGAAGAGATAAAAAAGCTCAAGGCTCAATTCTTTATCATTGATAATGTTCTTCTCAATGAACTGACTGTGATTCCTTACCGTCTGGGAGTACCGTTTGCGTATGTCGGGAGTGTATATGATCCTATCAGGCAGAGAGTTCCTTTTTCGCCAGTAGTGACACCCATAccattgtttcctttttctgaTCGGATGAACATAGCTGAGAAATTGCAGAACGCACTCCTGTACCTACAAGCATATCTGATCGACCACCAGTTCCAAAGCACTCACGTGGTTTCCACCTACGCCCCTGAAATGCCGCCCCTCCAGCTGAGCATGCTGGTGGCCCAAGCGGAGatatggctggtggagatggacCACATCCTGGACTATCCCAGACCCAGCATGCCCAACGTCAAGCTGATCGGTGGAACGGCCACAGGTCCCGCCAAACCTCTGCCCCCCAGGTTCCAGTCCTTCATGGACCGTGCCACACAGGGCGTGGTCATCGTGACCTTTGGCAGCTACGTCCTTGGCCTTCCCAAAGATCTTGGAGACAAGGTTCTGCAGATGTTGTTGCAGCTGCCTCTGAAGTCAATCTTCAGGTCAAACTTAACCTCTCCCGATCCAGACAAGATCATAACAGCACCCTGGATTCCACAAAACGACCTGTTGGGTCACCCTAACACCAAGGTGTTTTTCAGTCACTGTGGCAAGAACGGCCAGTACGAGGCCCTCTACCATGCCGTGCCTATTGTGGCAGCGCCCATGTTTGTTGATCAGGATTACAATGCGAAACGTGCCCAAGTTAAAGGCTTTTCTGAAACAGTTGACCTGaggacagcaacagcagaagaactggCCAAAGCCGTGCTGAAAGTGGCCACAGAGAAGCGCTACAAGCGAGCGATCAGCAAGGCCTCGGAGCTGTTCCGAATTGAGTTTGGCGTTCCCAAGGAAACGGCAGCGTTCTGGTTGGATCACGTGATGAAATATGGCGGTGCTCACATGCGCTCAGCTGCGCAAGATATGCCCTACTATCAGTTTATCGGACTTGATATTTTGCTCATCATGATGGGAACAGTTTTTGTTGTGATATCTGTATTCTTTGTGTGCTGCTATTTCAGTGTAAAATGGCTGTGTCTCCGAAAGCAGAAACGAAAGGTGGAGTGA